GCGGTCGATATTTGTCGAACCCGCCAAGGCCGCGATCCCGATCAGTCGCGGATACCGGCGGATCAGCGATCACCAACGGAGAACGTTCTCGCGGCTCTCGTGCCGTCATCCACCGATGGAGTGACCAACCTGGCCAGGCGACGCTCGACCTCGAAGCGCTCGGGCACGCCCATCCTGCGAAAGATGGCCAGCGCCCGCTCCCAGTGCCGATGGGCCTCGATCAGGTCAGTCGGCTCCAGGTGGCTGGCCATCGCAGCCAATGCCCGACCCTGCTCGTATGGGTGACTGATTCGGGTTGCCAACTCAAGAGCTTGCCGATGCATCTCCATTGCGGATTTGTGATCTTCAAGCAGGTTCAGGGTGAGACCTAGACCGTTGAGGGCCCCCGATTCGGCGTGTCGCTCTCCTGCTTCCACGGCGAGACGCAACGCGACTCGGTCCTGCCCCTCAGCGTTATGCAGCTCGCCAAGTCGTCGGTAGGCCGTAGCCAGATCACTGCATACCTCCGCTTCACCGTAGTGAGTTCCTATCCGCTTTCTGAGCATGATTGACGCCTTGAGTAACCGAATCGCCTCTCGTTCGTACCCCATACGCAAACGGGCCCCGCCAATCATCCCCAACGAGTTTGCGATCTGAAACTGTTCCTTGTCTTCACATGCCTGCTGCAAGCCTAGCCGGTGAATTCGCAATGCCTCCGCGTACCGGCCAAGACGGATAAGAAATAGGCCATGATTGAAAGAGGCCGTGGTTATCGGTTTTTCGTCGGGACGCCCGAGGGAAATTGCCTGACGATTTTCATCGATTGCCTCATCTAGCCTGCCAAGCAACCAGTAGGCCACGGCAAGGTTACTCTTACTAACGGCTACGCCACCGGTGTCGCCTATCGTGTGGCGGATCTTGATCGCCATCTTTAGCTGCGCGACCGCCTTATGATAACTGCCAGTTCGCACGTAAGCAGACGCCAGATAGTTGTACATGGTGGCGATAGCCGAGGTGTCCTTCAGTCGCTCCGCCGCACGGAGCCCGTGTCCGTGAGTTTCTAGGATGTCGTCAAAATATCCACGCGTGTAGTAGAAGCGCCAGGCTGACCGGGCAAGCCGCCACGCATATCCGTCGTGACCCGAATCCTCAGCAAGGCGTACGAGCGATCGGATATTTGATCGCTGCTTTTCTATCCAACTGCCGTCTATGGGCCGGAGTACGGCAATCAGATCTGAACGAAGCGCTTGTCGCAGCTTGACCGCGGTTGCCAACGAGATGGCCTCGAGGGGATCGGTCACGGACGACGTGGCGTGGAGGTAGTGGTCCAGGACCCCATCGATCGCCGCCTGCCGTTGATCTGGAGGGTCGATGGTGGCGGCCAGACCGCCGGCGTACTGGCGTAGCAGGTCGTGGAGGCGAAACCTGTCCGCGACCGGCTCCTCGACCAGATGGGAGTCGACCAGCTCCCGGATGGCCATCTCGGCCTCTGACAGCGGTAGGCCGGTCAGCGCCGCAGCGGTGGTCCCCTGGAAGAACTCGCCCGGATAGAGGCCGAGCAGTCGGAAGACTCGCTGCACTGACTTTCTGAGCGGCTTGTACGACAGGGCGAAGGCGCTGGCGATGTTCTGGTCCTCGGCGGAGATTTCGCCGAGCACCGTCGTGTCCCGGCCGAGCCGCCGGGCCAAATCCGCCACCCGCCAGCCGGTTCTGTGCGCGAGGCGGGCACCGACCAGCCGGATCGCTAGCGGAAGGTAGCCGCACCGCTCTACCACCGCGGCGGCGGCCTCCGGCTCGGCATACACCCTGTCCCGGCCAGCAACCGTCGCCAGCATGTCGATCGCCTCGTCCCGGCCGAGGCCCGATAAGGAGTTGGGCGGGATGCCATCGCCAGCGAGCAGCCGACGACGGCTGGTCACCAGAACGAGCGTGCCCGGCGCGGACGGCAGCAATGGGCCTACCTGCTCACTACTGCCCGCGTTGTCCAGCAACAGGATCGACCGCCGGGCAGCGAGTTCCGAGCGCCACAGGGCAACTCGATGGTCGAACTCGGGTGGAATCCGGCCCGCCGGTACTCCGAGTTGCCGGAGGAGTGTCACCAATGCCGTGGACGGCTCCACCTGGCCGTTCACGCTGTGGCCCCGCAAGTCGATGAATAGCTGCGCGTCGGGGTAACGGCTGGCCAGCCGGGTTGCCATGTGCACCGCCAGCGCGGTCTTTCCGATTCCGGCCATTCCGTCGATGACCTGCACCACCGCCGTGGTTGCCTCCACACCTTCCACTGCCTCTACTAACCGACGTACGGTCTCCGCGCGGCCTGTGAAGTCGGCGAGCGGTCGGGGCAGCCAGCATGGCGGAACCGATGCCGCTTCACCGCGACCGTCCGGATGGGCGGGTGCAACGGCCGACGGCAACGGCCGGTCGGAAGCCTGCGGCCGGTCGGACTGATCAGCATTGTCCAGCGCGGGGTCGCGGTGGAGTATCGCCTGGTGTAGCCGCTGCAGCTCGGCACCGGGCTCAATCCCAAGATGCTTGACCAATGCCGACCGGGCGGTGGTGAAGGCGGTCAAAGCGCCGGACACGTCCCCTTTCTGGTACAGGGCTCGCATCAGTAGCGTGTGGCCGTGCTCCCGCAGTGGGTAGGTCCGAAGGTGCTCACGGAGGAGCGCGATGACGGGCTGAGGCTGCCGCAAGGCCAGGTACACCTCGGCCCGTTGATCGACCAGCCCGAGCCGTTGCTCCGCTACGGCGTCACGACGTGCCGAGAGCACTGGTCCGAGTGGCGCCCCAGCCAGCATCGGCCCCCGCCACAGCCCTTCCGTTCGGGCAAGCAGATCCTCGGCGGCGGGTAGGTCCCCACGCGCAAGCGCCTCGCCCGTGTGCCGGCAGCCGTCCGCGAACCGGATCAGATCGACATCATCCGGTCGGATCCGAAACTCGTACCCGGATCCACGGCGGACGAGAAGTCCCCTGGTCGTGCCGATCCCGTCAAGCATCCGCCGCAGGTTCGCCGCGTAGCTGCGCGTGTTCGCGACCGCAGACGCCGGCGGGTCCTCGGGCCACAACTCGTCGACCAACTCCTCCAGTGCGACCAACCGACCCGGTCGTACCGCCAACGTTGCCAGCACCGTCTGCTGCTTCGGCGTGCCGAGCGGCAGGGACACACCGTCGGCGACCACCTCCAACGGTCCGAGAAGCCGAACCTCGATCATCGCAGCCCCAAGTCAGGCAAAAAGGACGAGGTGAGTTGTCACCCGGTGCAGCCTATCGAACACCAGGGTCATACATTCACTAGCATCATTTTCTTCACACGAGTGCTGGGCGTCGCTGATTTGCATGCATTGAGGGCATCCTCCGGAATAACGTATTTTGCCTCGCCATCCGCAGACACAGGGTCAGCGAGTGGACACGAAGCGAGTTCTACCAGGTCACCCGATGGAGGACGGCCCTCGCCGCGACGACACTCGACGCCAACCGAGTGGAGTCCACGACACCACAAGTCCCACCGCCACCCTAGGTATGGATCGAGCCGGAATCCTGTGACTCCGGCTTAGATCTTCCAATGCACCGGCAGAGCGGGTATCCCGGAGGGAAGCACCGGGCTACTCCCAGGCGGTAGCACAAGCAGGGCCGATCGGGCGCGCTGAGTTCCCATATATGGACAGAGCGTGACGAATGTGGTGCCACTTGACTAATACTGAGCATAGCGACATTTATTGTCGCTAACTATGCCCTACTCCCTTAAGCTTCGCTCATTGCTTGAGGACGTCTGCAACAGGGACCATTTCCGGCAATTCGGGGGTAGACGGATACCTTCCAACGAGGGGAGAAGCGGCCATGCGCGCGAACGACTGGCTGTAAGCACGACACGATCCGTCACAGGAGACGTTCGAGTTGCTACCGTTACAGACCACAAGGGTTCGGTGACGTTCAGGAACCGGTGTGAGTCGAGGACAGCGAAACGACAACGGGACCGATCAGCGGCTGCTGCCGCTCCTCGGTCTCGTCGCTGTTTCCGCAGGTCTAGCGACGGTCCTGTCTCTGTTGGCTGCCCCCACGCCCCCCAGGTCCGTCAACGATCTGGTGATGGTTCTGGCGCTCATCCTAACGATCACGGTAAGCGCCAGCGTGAAGGCACCAGTTCGGATTCGCTCCACCACCCATGCCATCACCTGGAACGAAACAGCGATCGTGATCGGCGTCGCCGTAGCCCCAACCTCATGGGTGGTGCTGTGCACCGGAGTCAGCCTGATCATCTCAAGTCGCATTCATCGTTCACCCTTGGTTAAGGCGATTTTCAACATCAGTAAGAACATGCTCGTAGCCGCCGCGGCCGGCACGACCCTGGCACTGATCCACTGGGAATGGTCCTCCACCGGTTTGGACCAGATGATCGTTCCGGTGGCTCTGGCGTACGCCGTCGCGGCACTCGTCGACGAGATTGTCGCCATGCCGGTGATCGCGCTCGCGACCCGGCGGAAGATCCTTCGGCAGTTCACCGCGAATTGGGATCTCAGACTCGTCGGCTACGCGGTGCGCTTCGTGGTCGCCCTGCTGACGCTGATACTCCTTCGGGCCGACGTTCGGCTGCTCGTCGCGGTACCACCGCTGGCCCTCAGTCTGCACCTCGCCTATTCGACGCGGGTTCGGTCCCGAGCCGAACGCCAGGCCTGGCAGCGGCTGGCCCATACCACCGACGCACTCAACGTGGTCGACATCAACGCCGTACTGCACACCGCCGTCGCACAGGCCGCCAACCTCTTCTCCGCCGACGAGGTGGAGGTGGAGCTGCAGGCCGATCAACGCACGGTACGGGGCAACAACGAGACGATCACGTACGACGGCTTCGGCACCCAGCCCTCGTTCATCAACGGGTCAGTCATCCCGATGGAGATGAAGGGGTACGACGGCAGCGCGGTCGGGATGCTGCGGCTGCGGTTCCACGGGCCGGTGAAGCTCTCCGAGCGGGAGCAGTACACCCTCCGTACCTTCGCCTCCGCGCTCTGCACGGCGGTACGCAACGCCTCGGCGTACGCCGAACTGAACCGGGTGGCCGAGGAGCACGCGCACGCAGCCGCCCACGACGCGCTGACCGGCCTGGCCAACCGCCGGCACCTGCTCGACCGTGGCGCGGAACAACTCGGCCAGCGCCGCTCCGAGGGGGTCATCGCGCTCCTGCTGATCGACCTGAACCACTTCAAGGAGGTCAACGACACGCTCGGGCACGCCGCCGGGGACCGGGTGTTGATCCAGGTCGCCGAGCGGTTGCGTACCGCCGTCCAGGGTGACGACCTGGTCGCCCGGCTGGGTGGGGACGAGTTCGCCGTACTCTTCCACGGCCTGCCCGCCCCGGCGGTCGCCGCGCACCGGGCCGAGTCCCTGCTCACCGCGCTGCACGAGCCGATCGAGCTGGACGGGATGCGGATCAGTGTCGAGGCCAGCGGCGGCATCGCGGTCGCACCCAGCACCGGCGGGATGACCGAACTGCTGCGCCGCGCCGACGTGGCGATGTACCAGGCCAAGCGGGCCGGGCGACGAATCTCCACGTACGCCCCGGCCCGGGACACCGCCGACCTCGGCCGGCTCGCACTCGGCGGCGACCTGCCCCGGGCGGTGGCCGACCACGAGTTCACCGTCAACTTCCAGCCGATCGTCGACCTCGGCAGCGGCGAGGTGGTGGCCGCCGAGGCGCTCGCCCGGTGGCGGCACCCGGCCCGGGGCACCATCGACCCGCTCCGGTTCCTGGAGACGGTGGAACGCTCCGGCCTGCTGCCGGCGTTCGCCGAAGCGGTCCTCGACCAGTCCCTGATCGCCGCCCAGTCCTGGCGGGAGGCCGGCTTCGACCTACCGGTGGCGGTCAACGTCTCGCCGCGCAGCCTGCTCGACGCCCGGTTCCCCGGCGCCGTGCTGGCCCGGCTACGGGCCCACGACCTGCCGCCCGACCGGCTGGTGCTGGAACTGACCGAGACGCTGACGCTCAGTCAACTGGAGGTGGTCGACCAGGTCCTCGGCCAGCTCCGGGACGCCGGGATCCGGCTCGCCCTCGACGACTTCGGCACCGGCTACTCCTCACTGTCGATGCTGTCCCGGATCCCGGTGCACGAGTTGAAGATCGACCGCGCGTTCGTCACCGCGATGGAGACCTCGGCCGAGGCCACCGCGGTGATCCGGTCCACCGTCGACCTCGGCCGCAGCCTCAATCTGGTGGTTGTGGCGGAGGGCGTGGAGAGCGAGCCGCAACGGATGGCGCTCTGGGAACTGGGCTGCTCCGCCGGGCAGGGCCACCTCTTCGCCCGACCGATGCCGGCCGCCCGACTCCTCGCCGCCCTGCACCAGGGCGCGGGTGGTCGCCCCGGCACGCTCGCGCCCGCGCTGCACGACGAGGGTGCCGTGGTCCGGCTGTCACCCGGCCGGCGATCCGGTCCACGCCGAGTGGAGCGTCTGCCACACTTGCCGGCGTGAAAGCAGCGGACCATCAGGCGGACGGAACGGAGCTCCCGCCGCCGTCGTCGGACGGCCGCCGGTACTGGAACCGGGCCGACCGGGCTGCCGGAGGGCTCGCCGCCGACCTGGTGCTCTACGCCCTCTCGGCCGCCTTCGCCGCCGTCACCGCCGCCACCTCCACGCTGCTGCCGCACCGGGCCTGGGGCGCCGTGGCCGGGTTCGGCTACCTCGCCGCCACGCTCGCCGTCCTCGGCCAACTCCTGGCCCGGCACCGGCATCCCGGCTCCCGGCTCGCCGGTACCGCCGCCAGGGGCGTACTGACCACGGTCGTCTGGACGGCGACCGCGCTGGTGCCGATGGTCTGGCAGGCCGTCGAGCGGGCCGGTGGTCGGCCGGGCCGGGCCCAGGAGGAGGTGCTGGTGATCGAGCGCTCCGGCGCGCGGCTGCTCGACCACGGCACCCCGTACCTCGGGCGGGACGCGATCGCCGCGCTGCCGGGCGGGGACCAGCTACTCGGCTACACCCCGTACCAGCCCGGGATGGCGATCTTCGGCCTGCCCCGGGCTCTCGCCGGCGCCGCCTGGTGGACCGACGCGCGGATCTGGTTCGCCGTCGCCACCGCCGCCGCGCTCGGCGTCGCCGTGGCACTGCTGCGCCGCAAGGTCCGGACCATCGCCGCCGGACCGTCCGAGGCGTCGAGGACGGCGCATCCGGCCCGGTCCGCCGCCGCACCGGTACGCGCCGGGCTCCGCGATTCCGCCCTCGTCCGGGCGGTGCAGCTCGCGACCGTACTGCCGGTCTGCGCGTTGACCCTGGCGACCGGGGGCGACGACCTTCCGGTACTCGCGCTCTGCCTGCTCGCCCTGGCCTGTGCCGCCCGGGACCGGTACCTGGGCGCCGGGCTCGCGGTGGGGCTGGCCGCGGCGCTGAAGCTCTTCGCCTGGCCGGTCGCGCTGGTCCTGCTCGTGCACGCCGTGATCCGGAGCCGCCGGGCCGGTGCCCGGCTGGCGCTCGGCGCGATCGGGCTGCCGATCGCCGCACTCGTCCCGGCCCAACTGGTCGACTCGGCGGCGCTGGTCGAGAACGTCCTGCGGTTTCCGCTCGGCCACGGCCTGGTGACCAGCCCCGCCCAGTCGCCCTTCCCCGGTTACCTGATCGCCGAGGCGCTGCCCGGCGGCCGGGTGATCGCGGCC
The nucleotide sequence above comes from Plantactinospora soyae. Encoded proteins:
- a CDS encoding AfsR/SARP family transcriptional regulator; amino-acid sequence: MIEVRLLGPLEVVADGVSLPLGTPKQQTVLATLAVRPGRLVALEELVDELWPEDPPASAVANTRSYAANLRRMLDGIGTTRGLLVRRGSGYEFRIRPDDVDLIRFADGCRHTGEALARGDLPAAEDLLARTEGLWRGPMLAGAPLGPVLSARRDAVAEQRLGLVDQRAEVYLALRQPQPVIALLREHLRTYPLREHGHTLLMRALYQKGDVSGALTAFTTARSALVKHLGIEPGAELQRLHQAILHRDPALDNADQSDRPQASDRPLPSAVAPAHPDGRGEAASVPPCWLPRPLADFTGRAETVRRLVEAVEGVEATTAVVQVIDGMAGIGKTALAVHMATRLASRYPDAQLFIDLRGHSVNGQVEPSTALVTLLRQLGVPAGRIPPEFDHRVALWRSELAARRSILLLDNAGSSEQVGPLLPSAPGTLVLVTSRRRLLAGDGIPPNSLSGLGRDEAIDMLATVAGRDRVYAEPEAAAAVVERCGYLPLAIRLVGARLAHRTGWRVADLARRLGRDTTVLGEISAEDQNIASAFALSYKPLRKSVQRVFRLLGLYPGEFFQGTTAAALTGLPLSEAEMAIRELVDSHLVEEPVADRFRLHDLLRQYAGGLAATIDPPDQRQAAIDGVLDHYLHATSSVTDPLEAISLATAVKLRQALRSDLIAVLRPIDGSWIEKQRSNIRSLVRLAEDSGHDGYAWRLARSAWRFYYTRGYFDDILETHGHGLRAAERLKDTSAIATMYNYLASAYVRTGSYHKAVAQLKMAIKIRHTIGDTGGVAVSKSNLAVAYWLLGRLDEAIDENRQAISLGRPDEKPITTASFNHGLFLIRLGRYAEALRIHRLGLQQACEDKEQFQIANSLGMIGGARLRMGYEREAIRLLKASIMLRKRIGTHYGEAEVCSDLATAYRRLGELHNAEGQDRVALRLAVEAGERHAESGALNGLGLTLNLLEDHKSAMEMHRQALELATRISHPYEQGRALAAMASHLEPTDLIEAHRHWERALAIFRRMGVPERFEVERRLARLVTPSVDDGTRAARTFSVGDR
- a CDS encoding putative bifunctional diguanylate cyclase/phosphodiesterase; amino-acid sequence: MSRGQRNDNGTDQRLLPLLGLVAVSAGLATVLSLLAAPTPPRSVNDLVMVLALILTITVSASVKAPVRIRSTTHAITWNETAIVIGVAVAPTSWVVLCTGVSLIISSRIHRSPLVKAIFNISKNMLVAAAAGTTLALIHWEWSSTGLDQMIVPVALAYAVAALVDEIVAMPVIALATRRKILRQFTANWDLRLVGYAVRFVVALLTLILLRADVRLLVAVPPLALSLHLAYSTRVRSRAERQAWQRLAHTTDALNVVDINAVLHTAVAQAANLFSADEVEVELQADQRTVRGNNETITYDGFGTQPSFINGSVIPMEMKGYDGSAVGMLRLRFHGPVKLSEREQYTLRTFASALCTAVRNASAYAELNRVAEEHAHAAAHDALTGLANRRHLLDRGAEQLGQRRSEGVIALLLIDLNHFKEVNDTLGHAAGDRVLIQVAERLRTAVQGDDLVARLGGDEFAVLFHGLPAPAVAAHRAESLLTALHEPIELDGMRISVEASGGIAVAPSTGGMTELLRRADVAMYQAKRAGRRISTYAPARDTADLGRLALGGDLPRAVADHEFTVNFQPIVDLGSGEVVAAEALARWRHPARGTIDPLRFLETVERSGLLPAFAEAVLDQSLIAAQSWREAGFDLPVAVNVSPRSLLDARFPGAVLARLRAHDLPPDRLVLELTETLTLSQLEVVDQVLGQLRDAGIRLALDDFGTGYSSLSMLSRIPVHELKIDRAFVTAMETSAEATAVIRSTVDLGRSLNLVVVAEGVESEPQRMALWELGCSAGQGHLFARPMPAARLLAALHQGAGGRPGTLAPALHDEGAVVRLSPGRRSGPRRVERLPHLPA
- a CDS encoding glycosyltransferase 87 family protein yields the protein MKAADHQADGTELPPPSSDGRRYWNRADRAAGGLAADLVLYALSAAFAAVTAATSTLLPHRAWGAVAGFGYLAATLAVLGQLLARHRHPGSRLAGTAARGVLTTVVWTATALVPMVWQAVERAGGRPGRAQEEVLVIERSGARLLDHGTPYLGRDAIAALPGGDQLLGYTPYQPGMAIFGLPRALAGAAWWTDARIWFAVATAAALGVAVALLRRKVRTIAAGPSEASRTAHPARSAAAPVRAGLRDSALVRAVQLATVLPVCALTLATGGDDLPVLALCLLALACAARDRYLGAGLAVGLAAALKLFAWPVALVLLVHAVIRSRRAGARLALGAIGLPIAALVPAQLVDSAALVENVLRFPLGHGLVTSPAQSPFPGYLIAEALPGGRVIAAGLLVGAGLLIAVLLVRRPPRTAASTALFCGYGLLAAILLMPSTRFGYLLYPVAFLAWVPALRLAATPAEASSAPTPVAASTS